One window of the Cardiocondyla obscurior isolate alpha-2009 linkage group LG05, Cobs3.1, whole genome shotgun sequence genome contains the following:
- the LOC139102497 gene encoding collagen alpha-5(IV) chain, which produces MRPRAAATSGIIGDASRGISRPVPLVLQIICVLALLVHTPLKLPFAEAVICKDSYKCNCKGIKGQSGYPGIAGPQGTEGLPGDIGPDGPPGPKGEKGAGGEYGATGEKGYRGDVGIQGFVGAPGLSGNPGLPGVMGPDGLDGCNGTDGRAGAPGIPGVYGARGPPGQLGEYGFPGEPGDGGINSKGTKGIRGDPGIDGLEGYQGQKGFIGDTGYPGQTGDFGWPGNSGLRGMQGDRGDTVYGVAGQFGEQGDRGEPGPPAKESEFKRENATVVKGPPGPKGMRGIYGDRGRKGEMGAKGPQGRPGFLGIKGVKGEQGGDGPRGKQGVEGPPGPAGEKGEKGAPGFAGMPGPDGLDGESGEEGNRGPPGRQGAEGEPGLYIPELDEIIAGNIGIQGDLGPPGEAGESGTPGLPGKVGFIGPPGPPGPSGIPGQAGIKGSSIKGEQGDDGLPGTMGPQGPSGLPGLPGGLGAKGFPGITITGPPGLDGFSGLPGFPGPPGDRGDPGPPGEKGFPGKGIRIRGPTGERGLPGNPGIAGPDGWPGFSGPKGDKGIHGDDCGVCSPGLPGEKGERGESGLDGYPGASGFPGLPGPRGYKGIQGNRGPQGPAGIEGDSGRPGIAGPQGPKGEHGRIFFPTGEKVNSPPGDFGEKGLPGPEGIRGPRGQPGLIGDTGVPGPKGDKGEHGLPGLPGRDGLPGWNGIPGEKGENTTIPIEFLRGDPGLPGSPGIKGIQGDRGKKGEPGPTADFTIDVQGDKGFKGPVGSPGETGAKGFEGRPGDEGLPGFPGEQGSPGLSLQGSIGLKGYPGMPGDQGPRGTPGSPGSQGPVGFPGRVGNKGERGDPGTNLTYGEIGERGSHGSKGEFGDSGLQGFPGRPGEDGVKGTKGGKGAPGFEGLPGLQGAKGQRGDSVQGDRGFPGIPGQTGLPGRIGDVGTRGPDGPFGFDGMKGLKGEIGFIGRRGDDGDIGPQGYQGMHGLQGLPGAPGEKGEVGESGDSGPRGWPGFDGIDGAVGPKGEIGDAGIPGLPGVTGPPGLKGLPGDPGYEGFPGPPGENSFSGPQGEVGEPGFMGEIGPPGLAGFDGRPGLPGEPGEGKDGFNGLPGEKGDLGFDGYNGIPGPKGEIGDMGPDGFKGERGEQGFPGRPGASGISGRHGVKGERGPSGPPGFDGLKGKPGVDGDPGIMGKPGMPGDSGLRGGPGVMGAPGPKGYVGEPGLPSYAFAEKGEYGNRGHDGFSGIKGQQGEPGYMGIPGRKGLIGDRGYPGPDGFEGLPGFPGLKGDQGPRGAPGLPGEFPEPGEPGRPGLDGTPGIPGIPGQKGAPGEYGPNGPKGISGDIGHSLRGPKGMVGEPGLRGFVGFPGMPGLEGLQGFPGTPGPKGYRGEPGIAAGSTKGQSGEPGWPGIDGRIGPKGMQGDSGLPGFDGLPGPKGERGDIGESGLPGIPGPSGPQGPKGDPGLNPFPPFPRRGLPGDVGVPGLPGFPGQQGIMGEPGKDGLPGRQGETGMIGFPGPQGPDGKDGPPGYQGSPGTTGRQGQPGFRGAPGIPAPSGIGPRNRGFYFARHSQSEMIPFCPRNTVKLWEGFSLLHTMGNGRAFAQDLGAAGSCIRRFSTMPFLFCNLNNVCDYANRNDYSYWLSTTEPMPMMMTPIPAPEVGRYISRCSVCEASTRVIAIHSQTMAIPECPGGWDEIWIGYSFLMHRDAGADGGGQSLVSPGSCLEEFRVRPFIECRGLGTCNYFSTATSYWLATIRDDEMFRKPLQQTLKADYTSRVSRCAVCLRRQVTEVLKPFTSNNERAPNNWGIAPPAPPPPPRNPPNYDSRVSPNRGRYTNNYNRRVPYNRRRGRVRGRQGERPTESPNNL; this is translated from the exons ATCTGCAAAGACTCGTACAAATGCAATTGCAAAGGAATAAAAGGGCAGTCGGGATATCCTGGGATAGCTGGACCTCAAGGAACGGAAGGGCTCCCTGGTGACATCGGACCCGATGGACCCCCCGGGCCCAAAGGTGAAAAGGGGGCGGGTGGAGAATACGGAGCCACCGGAGAGAAGGGCTACCGG GGCGATGTCGGTATACAAGGATTTGTGGGAGCTCCAGGACTCTCC GGCAATCCCGGCCTACCTGGCGTGATGGGTCCGGATGGACTCGACGGGTGTAACGGAACCGACGGTCGCGCTGGTGCACCGGGTATACCCGGAGTTTACGGAGCCCGTGGTCCACCAGGACAACTAGGCGAATACGGCTTTCCCGGGGAACCAGGCGACGGAGGTATCAACTCGAAGGGTACCAAAGGTATTCGCGGAGACCCTGGTATCGACGGACTCGAG GGCTATCAAGGACAGAAGGGATTCATCGGTGATACGGGGTATCCAGGACAGACAGGCGACTTT ggttGGCCAGGTAATTCTGGCTTGCGAGGTATGCAAGGTGATCGCGGTGACACCGTGTATGGTGTTGCTGGTCAATTTGGTGAACAGGGAGATAGAGGAGAGCCTGGACCGCCAGCTAAAGAAAGCGAATTTAAGAGGGAAAATGCGACAGTCGTCAAAGGACCGCCGGGGCCGAAAGGCATGAGGGGTATCTATGGCGATCGTGGTCGTAAGGGAGAGATGGGCGCCAAGGGTCCACAA ggTCGACCAGGTTTTTTGGGTATCAAAGGAGTGAAAGGTGAACAAGGCGGCGATGGACCGAGAGGTAAACAGGGTGTCGAGGGTCCTCCAGGCCCAGCGGGCGAGAAGGGTGAGAAAGGAGCTCCAGGTTTCGCGGGGATGCCCGGTCCGGATGGTCTTGat GGAGAATCGGGAGAAGAAGGAAATCGTGGTCCTCCTGGTAGACAAGGAGCCGAAGGAGAACCTGGGCTGTATATTCCGGAACTTGATGAGATAATCGCTGGAAATATCGGGATTCAAGGAGATCTTg GTCCTCCTGGTGAAGCGGGTGAGTCAGGAACACCAGGTCTGCCAGGAAAAGTCGGTTTTATAGGACCACCGGGTCCACCAGGACCTTCGGGCATTCCCGGTCAAGCGGGAATAAAAGGCTCGTCCATAAAAGGAGAGCAAGGAGATGATG gcTTGCCAGGAACTATGGGACCGCAAGGACCATCTGGATTACCTGGTCTACCTGGAGGTTTGGGAGCCAAAGGATTTCCGGGAATAACGATAACTGGACCGCCAGGGCTAGACGGTTTTTCAGGTCTTCCGGGATTTCCAGGCCCTCCTGGCGATCGCGGTGATCCCGGTCCTCctg gaGAGAAAGGTTTTCCTGGAAAAGGAATTAGAATTCGTGGGCCGACGGGAGAACGAGGTTTGCCTGGAAATCCTGGTATCGCTGGTCCTGACGGTTGGCCTGGTTTTTCCGGTCCTAAAGGTGACAAGGGTATTCATGGAGACGACTGTGGTGTATGTAGTCcag GACTGCCCggggaaaaaggagaaaggggTGAATCTGGTTTAGACGGATATCCTGGAGCTTCAGGATTCCCTGGCTTACCTGGTCCACGTGGATACAAGGGAATACAAGGAAATCGAGGGCCGCAAGGACCGGCGGGGATTGAGGGAGATAGCGGAAGACCGGGCATCGCGGGACCTCAAGGTCCTAAAGGAGAACACGGAAGAATATTCTTTCCAACAGGCGAGAAAGTTAACAGTCCGCCTGGTGATTTTGGCGAAAAAGGCTTACCTGGTCCCGAAGGAATTAGAGGCCCGCGAGGACAACCGGGACTCATTGGTGACACAGGCGTACCGGGTCCGAAAGGAGATAAA GGTGAACATGGTCTTCCTGGACTGCCGGGACGAGACGGTTTACCAGGATGGAATGGCATTCCTGGCGAAAAAGGTGAAAATACTACGATACCAATTGAGTTTTTGCGTGGAGATCCGGGATTGCCCGGAAGCCCGGGAATCAAAGGAATTCAAGGAGATAGAGGTAAAAAAGGAGAACCTGGTCCAACCGCAGATTTCACTATCGATGTACAAGGCGATAAAGGCTTCAAAGGTCCTGTAGGATCTCCCG GCGAGACTGGTGCGAAAGGTTTCGAAGGACGTCCCGGTGACGAAGGTCTTCCAGGTTTCCCCGGCGAACAAGGTTCTCCAGGACTTTCACTTCAAGGTTCTATTGGATTGAAAGGATACCCCGGAATGCCAGGAGATCAAGGCCCTCGAGGTACGCCTGGCTCACCAGGATCTCAGGGACCCGTAGGTTTTCCG GGCCGGGTCGGCAAcaaaggagaacgaggagatCCAGGCACAAACTTAACATATGGCGAAATTGGAGAACGTGGATCGCACGGTTCAAAAGGTGAATTCGGTGATTCTGGTCTACAAGGATTTCCAGGCCGACCGGGAGAAGATGGAGTGAAGGGTACTAAAGGTGGTAAGGGAGCGCCTGGTTTCGAAGGATTGCCAGGACTTCAA GGAGCCAAAGGTCAACGTGGAGACAGTGTACAAGGTGATCGTGGATTCCCGGGAATACCTGGCCAGACTGGATTGCCCGGAAGAATCGGAGATGTTGGAACTCgcg GCCCTGACGGACCTTTCGGTTTCGACGGaatgaagggcttgaaaggaGAAATCGGATTTATCGGACGACGTGGTGACGATGGCGATATAGGGCCTCAAGGATACCAAGGAATGCATGGTTTGCAAGGTCTTCCAGGTGCTccaggagaaaaaggagaagtcGGCGAAAGTGGCGACTCAGGACCTCGAGGTTGGCCTGGTTTCGACGGTATAGACGGAGCAGTCGGTCCTAAAGGAGAGATAGGAGACGCGGGAATCCCTGGTTTACCAGGAGTCACAGGACCACCTGGATTAAAAGGTCTCCCTGGAGATCCTGGTTACGAAGGCTTCCCGGGGCCGCCTGGTGAAAATTCGTTTAGCGGACCTCAAGGTGAAGTGGGCGAGCCAGGTTTTATGGGAGAAATTGGACCACCTGGTCTAGCTGGATTTGACGGACGGCCGGGTTTACCAGGAGAGCCGGGAGAAGGCAAAGACGGCTTCAACGGCTTGCCAGGAGAGAAAGGTGATCTTGGTTTTGACGGATATAATGGAATTCCCGGGCCAAAG gGAGAAATTGGAGATATGGGTCCTGATGGATTCAAAGGCGAACGAGGTGAGCAAGGCTTTCCAGGAAGACCAGGCGCATCTGGAATATCTGGTAGACACGGTGTGAAAGGTGAAAGAGGCCCATCTGGACCGCCCGGATTTGACGGTTTGAAAGGAAAACCTGGTGTCGATGGCGATCCGGGTATAATGGGCAAACCag GAATGCCGGGTGACTCTGGTCTAAGAGGAGGGCCGGGTGTTATGGGTGCTCCTGGCCCGAAAGGTTATGTAGGTGAACCGGGGTTACCGTCTTACGCATTCGCGGAGAAGGGCGAGTATGGTAATCGTGGCCACGATGGTTTCTCCGGTATTAAAGGACAACAAGGTGAACCAGGATATATGGGCATACCCGGCCGTAAG gGTTTAATTGGAGATAGAGGATATCCAGGTCCAGACGGTTTCGAAGGATTACCCGGTTTTCCTGGTTTAAAAGGTGACCAAGGACCTCGTGGAGCTCCAG GACTTCCTGGTGAGTTTCCTGAACCTGGCGAGCCTGGTCGCCCTGGTCTCGATGGGACGCCTGGAATCCCCGGGATTCCTGGACAAAAAGGAGCGCCTGGCGAATATGGGCCAAACGGACCTAAAGGAATTAGCGGTGATATAGGCCACAGTCTTCGTGGTCCTAAAGGAATGGTCGGAGAACCag GTCTGCGAGGATTCGTTGGCTTCCCGGGTATGCCGGGTTTAGAAGGATTGCAAGGCTTCCCCGGAACACCTGGACCGAAAGGTTACCGTGGAGAACCAGGAATAGCTGCGGGTAGTACAAAAGGGCAATCCGGTGAACCTGGATGGCCTGGAATCGACGGTCGAATCGGACCGAAGGGAATGCAAGGTGATTCTGGTCTACCTGGCTTTGATGGATTACCAGGACCAAAAGGAGAAAGGGGAGATATCGGCGAATCTGGCTTGCCTGGAATACCTGGTCCTTCTGGGCCACAG GGGCCGAAAGGAGACCCTGGTTTAAATCCTTTCCCTCCATTCCCGAGGCGAGGACTTCCCGGTGATGTAGGAGTTCCCGGATTACCAg GTTTCCCTGGACAACAGGGAATAATGGGTGAGCCTGGAAAAGACGGTCTGCCAGGACGGCAAGGCGAAACAGGGATGATTGGATTTCCTGGACCACAAGGTCCGGACGGCAAAGATGGACCTCCCGGATATCAAGGATCTCCTGGAACAACCGGGCGACAGGGACAACCAG GTTTTCGTGGCGCACCTGGCATACCTGCCCCAAGTGGAATTGGTCCAAGAAATAGAGGATTCTACTTTGCTCGCCACTCTCAATCCGAGATGATACCGTTTTGTCCAAGAAATACCGTGAAGCTCTGGGAAGGATTTTCACTATTACATACGATGGGTAATGGACGAGCCTTCGCACAGGATCTTG gCGCTGCTGGCAGTTGCATTAGAAGATTCTCCACTATGCCCTTCTTATTCTGTAACCTGAATAACGTGTGCGATTACGCCAATCGTAACGATTATAGCTACTGGCTTAGTACAACCGAGCCTATGCCGATGATGATGACACCAATACCGGCTCCGGAAGTTGGTAGATATATATCAAGATGTTCTGTCTGCGAGGCATCGACGAGGGTAATAGCTATTCACAGTCAAACTATGGCAATACCCGAATGCCCGGGTGGCTGGGACGAAATTTGGATTGGATACAGTTTCCTCATG CATAGAGATGCAGGCGCGGACGGTGGCGGTCAGTCCCTCGTGTCGCCCGGATCTTGTCTGGAGGAGTTCCGCGTTAGACCGTTTATCGAATGCCGCGGTCTTGGCACATGCAATTACTTCTCCACGGCGACATCGTACTGGCTGGCGACCATTCGCGACGACGAGATGTTCCGCAAGCCGCTGCAGCAAACGCTCAAAGCCGATTACACGTCCCGGGTGAGCCGTTGCGCCGTATGCCTCCGACGACAAGTCACCGAGGTCTTGAAACCCTTCACCTCAAACAACGAGCGAGCGCCCAATAATTGGGGCATCGCTCCACCGGCACCTCCACCGCCACCGCGCAATCCGCCGAATTACGACTCCAGAGTATCGCCTAACCGGGGAAGATACACCAACAACTACAACAGACGCGTACCTTACAATCGCAGAAGAGGCCGTGTGCGCGGACGACAAGGAGAACGGCCGACAGAGTCTCCCAACAATTTGTAG